In the Mytilus galloprovincialis chromosome 10, xbMytGall1.hap1.1, whole genome shotgun sequence genome, one interval contains:
- the LOC143048267 gene encoding uncharacterized protein LOC143048267, with protein MADPEGVTDEMEKKMEPENITGAAVNIKEENKSEEPADDLYEVERIVGTSKVHGVIQYKVRWKGYGPMDDTWEPIENLQSCLDVVEAFNLKKREMQKKRAEERQKRKAMMEGTVISEDDSSQDGPLTESQGGLKDTFWRDLEEGRVNLFDTDMYSRVKGGGRGPRQESKTKETNDISFGNERKSSSKRNKSVSKENSFKESNKKKHSSVRNRNRNTKSKKYAIKKEPEGNDMEAFSCSSSDDYTDDKGIDVHDVWHKTLKINLISVTDNSQNKTERNSSSSHHRSDKHKSDKYTSVKSRTVHKTEDKNKKHTITGLSSKSKKDPVENIKKEIDNPASPLKSYLSGESTPPRKISVESPCSSSLDSFTDKLVDEFSETSSTKRKYSSDLNTLSEMSERPCKQQRKDSVDSGLGSCKSMCSDSSDKHKLWRKPIVELFTAPLDDILSGSILPFLPETTKAQERGADSFDIELDDVDLDQLDQEQVCEKTTDGTAISDDKFRQAVMEGDYDLVRRALDSSKKFGVEDADDMGITLLMYSAQNGYDDIVELLVNNKANVNAQMKNGTTSLMLACEHAHICTVALMVELGANINLVQNTGETALMKAVRRGHKQIVRFLLENGANFSEQNSSGYTALSYAKMMRLTEIEDIIVDHINRLTAEFDKQVQVTLNNTAKITSALFPLQCFPLSDGEKFVVNFKHELQTNTPGVGYLLFVAHARITAQDIKCRLYGPCAVKTVTLNGVPQPPLTEEANFVLSCCPLQSGNNEIIIETVPCPTSKAKLVISAYKAQLLEM; from the exons ATGGCGGATCCAGAAGGAGTGACGGATGAAATGGAGAAGAAGATGGAACCAGAGAATATTACTGGAGCCGCTGTgaatataaaagaagaaaataaatcagAAGAACCTGCAGATGATTTGTACGAAGTTGAACGCATAGTTGGAACTTCAAAAGTGCAT GGTGTGATTCAGTACAAAGTCCGATGGAAGGGATATGGTCCAATGGACGACACATGGGAACCGATAGAGAACCTACAGAGTTGTCTAGATGTTGTGGAAGCCTTCAACTTAAAGAAGAGAGAAATGCAGAAGAAGAGAGCAGAGGAACGACAGAAGAGAAAG GCAATGATGGAAGGTACAGTTATTTCAGAAGATGATTCTTCACAAGATGGCCCGCTAACTGAATCACAGGGAGGTCTTAAAGATACTTTCTGGAGAGACTTAGAAGAGGGACGGGTCAATTTGTTTGACACAGACATGTATTCAAGGGTTAAAGGTGGTGGTCGTGGACCAAGACAAGAAAGCAAAACTAAAGAAACAAATGACATTTCTTTTGGAAATGAAAGAAAATCAAGTTCTAAGAGGAATAAAAGTGTTTCTAAGGAAAACTCTTTTAAAGAAAGCAATAAGAAAAAACACAGTTCTGTTAGAAATAGAAACCGTAACACTAAAAGTAAAAAGTACGCGATAAAAAAAGAACCAGAAGGAAACGACATGGAGGCTTTTAGCTGCTCCTCGTCTGATGATTACACAGATGATAAAGGAATTGATGTTCATGATGTGTGGCATAAAACTTTAAAG atcAACCTGATATCTGTTACAGACAATTCACAAAACA AAACAGAAAGAAATAGTTCTTCATCTCATCACAGATCAGACAAACATAAAAGTGACAAGTATACTAGTGTGAAATCAAGGACTGTTCATAAAACAGAGGACAAAAATAAGAAACACACAATTACAGGTTTATCATCCAAAAGTAAGAAAGATCcagttgaaaatattaaaaaagaaattgacaaCCCAGCCAGTCCGCTTAAGTCTTATTTATCAGGGGAGAGTACCCCACCGAGAAAAATTTCTGTAGAATCGCCATGTTCCAGTTCATTAGACAGTTTCACAGATAAATTAGTTGATGAGTTCTCAGAGACATCCAGCACGAAACGTAAATATAGTTCTGATTTAAATACTCTTAGTGAAATGAGTGAACGGCCATGTAAACAACAGCGAAAAGATTCTGTGGACAGTGGACTTGGTAGTTGTAAAAGTATGTGTAGTGATTCTTCAGACAAACACAAACTGTGGAGGAAACCTATAGTAGAATTATTCACAGCACCGTTAGATGATATTCTTAGTGGATCTATTTTACCATTTCTACCAGAGACTACTAAAGCACAAGAAAGAG GTGCTGATAGTTTTGATATTGAGCTTGATGATGTGGATTTAGACCAGTTGGACCAGGAACAG GTGTGTGAAAAGACAACAGATGGAACAGCAATATCAGATG ATAAATTCCGCCAGGCTGTGATGGAAGGAGATTATGATTTGGTTCGACGAGCACTGGACAGTAGTAAGAAGTTTGGGGTAGAAGATGCTGACGATATGGGAATTACATTACTGATGTACTCCGctcaaaatg GTTATGATGATATTGTAGAGTTACTTGTAAATAACAAAGCTAATGTGAATGCTCAGATGAAGAATGGTACTACGTCCCTAATGTTAGCTTGTGAACAT GCCCACATTTGTACAGTTGCACTGATGGTTGAATTAGGAGCTAACATAAACCTTGTGCAGAACACAGGAGAAACTGCTCTCATGAAG GCTGTGAGGAGAGGTCATAAACAGATTGTTAGATTTTTATTAGAAAATGGTGCTAACTTCTCTGAGCAGAACAGCTCGGGATATACTGCTTTATCTTATGCCAAAATGATGAGGTTAACTGAAATTGAAGACATAATAGTGGATCATATTAACAG GCTGACAGCAGAATTTGACAAGCAAGTGCAAGTTACCCTCAACAACACAGCCAAAATAACTAGTGCTTTATTCCCCCTTCAGTGCTTCCCTCTATCTGATGGAGAAAAGTTTGTTGTTAACTTTAAACATGAACTACAGACCAATACTCCAG GAGTTGGTTACTTGTTATTTGTTGCTCACGCCAGGATAACTGCTCAGGATATTAAATGTCGACTCTATGGACCATGTGCTGTAAAGACTGTTACATTAAATGGAGTCCCACAACCTCCTCTTACTGAG GAAGCTAACTTTGTATTATCATGCTGCCCACTGCAGAGTGGAAATAATGAGATAATTATAGAGACAGTACCATGTCCAACTTCTAAG GCCAAACTTGTGATAAGTGCTTACAAAGCTCAGCTATTGGAAATGTAA